In one window of Desulfobaccales bacterium DNA:
- a CDS encoding enoyl-CoA hydratase-related protein has translation GLVDKVVPSNSFRGEVQKLAETIRDNAPLGNRAVKKIVNMGLHLSIAEAQALSDTLRRQIEETEDAKEGVRAVLGNYKPKFVGR, from the coding sequence TTGGTCTTGTAGATAAGGTAGTACCCTCAAATTCATTCAGGGGTGAGGTCCAGAAGCTTGCCGAAACGATCAGAGACAACGCCCCACTTGGCAATAGGGCTGTCAAGAAGATTGTGAATATGGGGTTACATCTGAGCATCGCAGAGGCGCAGGCTCTTTCGGATACGCTGCGACGTCAGATCGAGGAAACAGAGGACGCGAAGGAAGGAGTTAGAGCCGTCCTGGGAAATTATAAACCAAAGTTTGTGGGTAGGTAG